Proteins encoded by one window of Candidatus Methanoperedens sp.:
- the ruvB gene encoding Holliday junction branch migration DNA helicase RuvB, translating to MEERIITPVSQKEDKEELTIRPGRLDDFIGQHALKESLKIFIEASKKRGEPLDHILFSGPPGLGKTTLAHIIAHELGSNIKSTSGPVLEKPGDLAAILTALKKGDVLFIDEIHRLNSVIEEILYPAMEDYEIDVMIGEGPSARSIKLTLERFTLIGATTKVGLLGSPFRDRFGFISRLNLYSVDELIEVVSRSASILNIPITRDGSIEIAKRSRGTPRIANRLLRRVWDFALVKAEGNITQDVADKALTMLGIDRLGLDELDRRILGVISTDFGGGPVGAKTIAISVGEEVRTIEEVYEPYLIQIGFIKRTPQGRETTAAAKKHINLK from the coding sequence ATGGAAGAGCGAATAATAACCCCGGTATCACAAAAAGAGGACAAAGAAGAACTCACCATCCGCCCCGGCAGGCTGGATGATTTTATAGGGCAGCATGCTCTCAAGGAGTCTTTGAAAATCTTCATAGAAGCATCAAAGAAAAGGGGCGAACCCCTCGACCATATCCTGTTTTCAGGCCCGCCCGGCCTTGGAAAAACAACTCTTGCCCATATTATTGCACATGAGTTGGGCTCAAATATCAAAAGCACTTCCGGCCCCGTTCTTGAAAAACCAGGTGATCTTGCAGCGATCCTCACTGCGCTCAAGAAAGGTGATGTGCTCTTCATTGACGAGATACACCGCCTGAATTCGGTTATTGAAGAAATCCTCTATCCTGCGATGGAAGACTACGAGATAGACGTCATGATTGGTGAAGGCCCAAGTGCGCGCTCCATAAAATTGACCCTTGAACGATTTACCCTGATTGGCGCCACGACAAAAGTGGGTCTCCTTGGTTCGCCATTTCGTGACAGGTTCGGTTTTATTTCCAGGCTTAACCTGTATTCCGTGGATGAACTAATAGAAGTTGTTTCCCGCAGCGCCTCTATCCTTAATATTCCAATAACAAGGGACGGTTCTATTGAGATCGCAAAAAGAAGCCGCGGAACACCGCGCATAGCAAACAGGCTGCTTCGGCGCGTATGGGATTTTGCACTCGTGAAAGCAGAAGGCAACATCACTCAGGATGTTGCGGATAAAGCGCTCACAATGCTCGGGATCGACAGGCTCGGACTTGATGAGCTAGACAGGCGCATACTTGGTGTAATTTCAACTGATTTCGGAGGCGGGCCTGTCGGAGCCAAGACTATTGCAATATCAGTAGGAGAAGAAGTCAGGACAATTGAAGAAGTTTATGAGCCATATCTTATCCAGATCGGGTTTATTAAAAGAACGCCACAGGGAAGAGAGACAACCGCTGCTGCTAAAAAACACATAAATCTTAAATAG
- a CDS encoding DUF447 family protein yields MINLEEFGIQEGISEVIFTSMSIEGIPNAAPIGLHMKNGKLFARIYKSNTLDNIIENSKAAANIVDDPALFVQSALSDIGPERFDFVEGFPVLKGSLGWIIFDCRVRKGENISVVELQAVKSKILTRKIKPVNRGSNAVIEATVHATRYIVLKEQKYLDHIDHYNTIVQKCGGPGEKEAMKLLYDLIRL; encoded by the coding sequence TTGATAAACCTCGAAGAATTCGGAATACAGGAGGGGATCTCTGAGGTTATTTTCACAAGCATGTCGATTGAAGGAATTCCAAATGCAGCGCCTATTGGCTTGCACATGAAGAACGGAAAACTTTTTGCCAGGATATACAAATCAAACACGCTGGATAATATAATCGAGAACTCTAAAGCGGCAGCAAATATTGTTGATGACCCGGCTTTGTTTGTTCAATCTGCTCTTTCTGATATTGGACCTGAGAGATTTGATTTTGTTGAAGGATTCCCTGTCCTGAAAGGTTCCCTTGGTTGGATCATCTTTGATTGCAGGGTCAGGAAAGGTGAAAATATTTCAGTCGTTGAACTCCAGGCAGTCAAATCAAAAATATTGACGCGAAAGATCAAGCCCGTAAATCGCGGCTCCAATGCTGTTATTGAAGCAACTGTACACGCTACACGATATATTGTGTTAAAAGAACAAAAATACCTTGATCACATTGATCATTATAACACAATTGTCCAGAAATGCGGCGGCCCGGGCGAAAAGGAAGCAATGAAGCTGCTTTATGATCTGATCAGGTTATGA
- the ruvA gene encoding Holliday junction branch migration protein RuvA: MISHIYGDISQYGEGFVVIDVGGIGYQVNVTKPILHELTGKKEKVKLYTYLQVREDSHTLYGFLNQSELEMFKLLISVTRVGPQIAMNILSQIKIEELAAAIIHEDEKVLTRISGVGAKNAKRLILELRDKMTKKMEGFALPATSSANYDAVSALVSLGFPRQSAERAVEAVSGGEQKVETIIKAALLKLKE, from the coding sequence ATGATTTCCCATATATATGGTGATATTTCCCAGTACGGCGAAGGATTTGTAGTTATTGATGTCGGAGGTATCGGATACCAGGTAAATGTGACAAAACCGATATTGCACGAACTCACAGGTAAGAAAGAAAAAGTAAAACTTTATACTTATCTTCAGGTCAGGGAAGACTCACATACATTATATGGTTTTTTAAACCAGAGCGAACTTGAGATGTTCAAGCTTCTCATAAGCGTAACAAGGGTTGGGCCCCAGATCGCCATGAATATCCTTTCACAAATTAAAATTGAAGAGCTTGCGGCTGCAATAATCCATGAGGATGAAAAAGTCCTGACCCGCATCTCCGGGGTGGGCGCTAAGAATGCCAAGCGCCTGATACTGGAATTGAGGGATAAAATGACAAAGAAAATGGAAGGATTCGCACTTCCGGCTACAAGTAGTGCCAATTATGATGCAGTGTCTGCGCTTGTTTCGCTTGGATTCCCCAGGCAGTCGGCCGAACGCGCAGTGGAGGCGGTTTCCGGGGGCGAACAGAAGGTTGAAACGATAATCAAGGCTGCACTCTTGAAATTGAAGGAATGA